Proteins from one Prinia subflava isolate CZ2003 ecotype Zambia chromosome 22, Cam_Psub_1.2, whole genome shotgun sequence genomic window:
- the PTS gene encoding 6-pyruvoyl tetrahydrobiopterin synthase, producing the protein MRPGWSRPRGRAGAAPLRPRSGPAMPPRSARLARLSRSVTFSACHRLHSKSLSEEENLKLFGKCNNPNGHGHNYKVVVTVRGEIDPVSGMVMNLTDLKEYMQEAIMEPLDHKNLDKDVPYFSEVVSTTENIAVFIWDSLQRLLPRGILYKVQVHETEQNVVVYKGEETIVK; encoded by the exons aTGAGGCCGGGCTGGAGccgcccccggggccgggctggagccgccccgctccggccccgctccggtCCCGCGATgccgccgcgctccgcccgcCTGGCGCGGCTGTCGCGCTCTGTCACCTTCAGCGCCTGCCACCGCCTGCACAG CAAATCCCTGAGTGAGGAGGAGAACCTGAAGCTGTTTGGGAAGTGCAACAATCCCAATGGGCACGGACACAACTACAAAG ttgtggtCACTGTGCGTGGGGAG ATTGACCCGGTCTCGGGGATGGTGATGAACCTGACAGACCTGAAGGAATACATGCAG GAAGCGATCATGGAGCCGCTGGACCACAAAAACCTGGACAAGGACGTGCCCTACTTCTCTGAGGTGGTGAG CACCACGGAGAACATCGCTGTGTTCATCTGGGACAGCCTGCAGAGGCTCCTGCCCCGGGGAATCCTCTACAAGGTGCAAGTGCACGAGACAGAGCAGAACGTCGTGGTTTACAAGGGAGAGGAGACGATTGTGAAGTGA